In Myxocyprinus asiaticus isolate MX2 ecotype Aquarium Trade chromosome 46, UBuf_Myxa_2, whole genome shotgun sequence, a single window of DNA contains:
- the LOC127436218 gene encoding leucine-rich repeat and immunoglobulin-like domain-containing nogo receptor-interacting protein 1 — translation MVAGEVSGHSFLVACWQPILILMLGTVLSGSTTGCPSRCECNPQERSVMCHRKKLMSVPEGIPSETQLLDLSKNRIKTINPDEFSTFPNLKELELSENTISTIEPGAFNNLYSLQTLGLRSNKLKLIQLGVFTGLSNLTKLDISENKIVILLDYMFQDLYNLRSLEVGDNDLVFISHRAFHGLSSLEQLTLEKCNLTSVPTEAFTHLHSLVTLRLRNLNINSIKDYSFKRLYRLKVLEISNWPYLDTMTTNCLYGLNLTSLTITNANLTSIPYLALRHLVYLRFLNMSYNPIQMIEGNRLHDLLRLQELYLVGGRLTMIEPYSFRGLNYLKILNVSSNALTTLEESVFHSVGNLETLALYDNPLACDCRLLWVFRRRWRLNFNRQQPTCSSPEFVQGKEFKDFPDVLQPNYFTCRKSRIRERKPQQKFVDEGTTIHFVCQADGDPTPIIMWLSPQKQFITTKTIGRLTVFPDGTLEVRYAQIQDNGTYVCIASNAGGNDTALAHLHVHSYSPDWPNQPNKTLAFISNQPNDNGSNGTRATVPFPFDIKTLIIATTMGFISFLGVVLFCLVLLFLWSRGKGNSKHNIEIEYVPRKSDAGMSSSGADAPRKFNMKMI, via the coding sequence ATGGTAGCAGGGGAAGTGAGTGGGCACAGCTTCCTGGTGGCTTGCTGGCAGCCCATTCTGATCTTAATGCTGGGCACAGTGCTGTCTGGCTCTACCACAGGCTGCCCGTCGCGCTGCGAGTGTAACCCACAGGAGCGCTCGGTCATGTGCCACCGCAAGAAGCTAATGTCCGTTCCAGAGGGAATCCCGTCAGAAACACAACTTTTGGACCTCAGCAAGAATCGAATCAAAACCATCAACCCTGATGAGTTCTCTACCTTCCCAAACCTGAAAGAACTGGAGCTCAGTGAAAACACGATCTCCACCATTGAGCCCGGAGCGTTTAACAATCTCTACAGCCTGCAGACTCTGGGACTTCGCAGCAACAAGTTGAAGCTCATCCAGTTGGGTGTGTTCACAGGCCTCAGTAACCTAACAAAGCTGGACATCAGTGAAAATAAGATTGTTATTCTGCTGGACTACATGTTCCAGGACCTCTATAACCTGCGCTCACTGGAGGTGGGCGATAACGACCTTGTCTTTATATCCCATCGGGCGTTTCATGGCCTCAGCAGCTTGGAGCAGCTCACGCTAGAAAAGTGCAACCTGACCTCTGTCCCGACAGAGGCCTTCACACACCTGCACAGCTTGGTTACTCTGCGTTTACGAAACCTCAACATCAACAGCATCAAAGACTACAGCTTCAAGCGACTATACCGTCTCAAAGTGCTAGAGATCTCCAACTGGCCCTACCTGGATACAATGACCACCAACTGCTTGTACGGATTGAACCTCACATCTCTAACGATCACCAATGCAAACCTGACGTCAATTCCGTATTTGGCTTTGCGACACCTGGTTTATCTTCGGTTCCTCAACATGTCCTACAACCCCATCCAGATGATTGAAGGCAACCGGCTTCATGACCTGCTCAGGTTGCAGGAGTTGTACCTGGTGGGCGGTCGACTGACAATGATCGAGCCGTATTCTTTCAGAGGACTCAACTACCTGAAAATTCTGAATGTGTCCAGCAATGCCCTGACCACCCTGGAAGAGTCCGTATTCCATTCGGTGGGAAACCTGGAGACTCTTGCATTGTACGATAACCCACTGGCGTGCGATTGCCGGCTACTTTGGGTCTTCCGACGTCGTTGGCGACTCAACTTCAACCGCCAGCAGCCCACGTGCTCCTCGCCTGAGTTTGTTCAGGGTAAAGAGTTTAAAGATTTCCCCGATGTCCTTCAACCTAATTACTTCACATGTCGCAAGTCAAGGATTCGAGAACGGAAGCCGCAGCAGAAGTTCGTTGACGAAGGTACCACCATACACTTTGTGTGCCAAGCAGATGGAGACCCAACGCCCATCATCATGTGGCTATCCCCGCAGAAACAGTTTATCACCACCAAAACTATAGGTCGGCTTACCGTTTTCCCCGACGGAACTCTGGAGGTGCGCTACGCTCAGATTCAGGACAACGGGACGTACGTGTGCATTGCTAGTAACGCTGGTGGAAATGATACCGCTTTGGCCCACCTTCACGTCCACAGCTACTCCCCAGATTGGCCCAATCAACCCAACAAAACCTTGGCGTTCATCTCCAATCAACCGAATGATAATGGATCCAATGGAACGAGAGCAACAGTCCCATTTCCATTTGATATAAAGACGCTAATTATCGCCACCACCATGGGATTCATTTCCTTTTTGGGTGTCGTTCTGTTCTGCCTGGTTCTGCTCTTCCTCTGGAGTAGAGGCAAAGGCAACAGCAAACACAACATTGAAATAGAGTACGTCCCACGTAAATCAGATGCTGGGATGAGCAGCAGTGGTGCTGATGCCCCTCGGAAATTTAACATGAAAATGATATAA